A part of Myxococcus landrumus genomic DNA contains:
- a CDS encoding outer membrane protein assembly factor BamB family protein produces MRETSSPSSLLITAFNGLVAAYDRADGATQWTFTVPGKSVPGARSRPTHAEAHDGWVFVLAGGSEGTLKKRVFIEVHALDYLTGQPLWTQRVEGSPTPTFAGGSMLVENGQVIVAYYDVLAAFAADSGALQWSRSSEHGGGGLHMPQLQLGVPGTRARQLL; encoded by the coding sequence ATGCGTGAAACCTCATCGCCGAGTTCCCTGCTCATCACCGCGTTCAATGGCCTGGTCGCGGCCTATGACCGTGCCGATGGTGCCACTCAGTGGACGTTCACCGTGCCCGGCAAATCAGTGCCCGGCGCACGCTCTCGCCCGACCCACGCCGAAGCGCATGATGGATGGGTTTTCGTGCTCGCGGGTGGCTCCGAAGGAACCTTGAAGAAGCGCGTCTTCATCGAGGTGCATGCCCTCGACTATCTGACGGGACAGCCACTCTGGACGCAGCGCGTGGAAGGCAGCCCGACGCCCACCTTCGCGGGAGGCTCGATGCTCGTCGAGAACGGCCAGGTCATCGTGGCCTACTACGACGTTCTCGCGGCATTCGCGGCGGACTCCGGAGCGCTCCAATGGAGTCGAAGCAGCGAGCACGGCGGCGGTGGACTGCACATGCCCCAGCTCCAACTGGGCGTTCCTGGCACACGAGCGCGTCAGTTGCTCTAG
- a CDS encoding Ig-like domain-containing protein has protein sequence MTFLLSKGLAAPAAALRAGWVLGLVACTLVACHDLEQAGAAPVAQSIAVEGAEDAPIEVKLPASGFGTLVFAIVGAPAHGTVSAVRPDGSVTYTPGADYHGEDALSFRAIDHWGQSAQGKVSITVKPTNDAPTLSTVAHQRIAEDGSTGELAFTLGDAETVADDLTLTLTSSNTALVPNVAANLVVGGSSTHRTLKVVPVANASGSTTITLAVSDGTLSTSTTFTVDVTAVNDAPTASPVAHQRVPSGGSTGELAFTVGDVETAADGLTVSATSSNTALVPNDPSKLVLGGSGSHRTLNVIPTSGVSGTTTITLAVSDGFATTSTTFTVEVTGSASLYWVSASGSLWKADVDGANAVELKTGISGVGVVATDPVTRAVFYKRDNALVRMNSDGSNPVDIVANGGLPSGMTVDATNRKLYWSDFNGNRVMRADLDGTNPTEVVGGLDSPSALVVDGSRGKVYVITYNNTAIIRFNLDGTQVETIASNLGGQGVGMAINSSGGKLYFTTRANSIYVANLDGSNVTTLVTNQTAVHGIAIDVAAGRLYWADWLGEAIRSARLADGGDIQTVKSGGGRYMGLDWMPAP, from the coding sequence ATGACATTCTTGTTATCAAAGGGACTCGCAGCCCCCGCCGCCGCATTGCGCGCTGGATGGGTGCTTGGACTGGTGGCCTGTACGCTCGTCGCTTGTCACGACCTGGAGCAGGCCGGCGCGGCTCCGGTGGCCCAGAGCATCGCTGTCGAGGGCGCTGAAGACGCGCCCATCGAGGTGAAGCTGCCCGCCAGTGGCTTTGGGACCCTCGTTTTCGCCATCGTCGGCGCCCCGGCCCACGGCACGGTGAGCGCGGTTCGTCCCGATGGCTCCGTCACCTATACCCCTGGCGCCGACTACCACGGCGAAGACGCACTCAGCTTCCGGGCCATCGACCACTGGGGCCAGAGCGCGCAGGGCAAGGTGTCCATCACCGTCAAGCCGACGAACGACGCGCCCACGCTCTCCACGGTGGCCCACCAGCGCATCGCCGAGGATGGCTCGACGGGTGAGCTGGCGTTCACCCTGGGCGACGCGGAGACCGTCGCCGACGACCTCACGCTCACGCTGACGTCCTCCAACACGGCCCTGGTGCCCAATGTCGCCGCGAACCTCGTGGTCGGCGGCTCCAGCACCCACCGCACCCTCAAGGTGGTTCCCGTCGCCAACGCCAGCGGCTCCACCACCATCACCCTCGCGGTGAGCGATGGCACCCTCTCCACCTCCACCACCTTCACGGTCGACGTCACCGCGGTGAATGACGCCCCCACGGCGTCTCCCGTGGCCCACCAGCGTGTCCCCTCGGGGGGCTCGACGGGAGAGCTGGCCTTCACCGTGGGCGACGTCGAGACGGCCGCGGACGGCCTCACGGTCTCCGCCACGTCCTCCAATACGGCCCTGGTGCCCAACGACCCCAGCAAGCTGGTCCTGGGGGGCTCTGGCTCCCACCGCACCCTCAACGTCATTCCGACCTCCGGCGTCAGTGGCACCACCACCATCACCCTCGCGGTGAGTGACGGTTTCGCCACCACGTCCACCACGTTCACGGTCGAGGTCACGGGTTCCGCGAGCCTCTACTGGGTCTCTGCCTCCGGCTCGCTGTGGAAGGCGGACGTGGACGGCGCGAATGCGGTGGAGCTCAAGACGGGCATCTCTGGGGTGGGCGTCGTCGCCACGGACCCGGTGACCCGGGCCGTCTTCTACAAGCGAGACAACGCCCTCGTCCGCATGAACAGTGATGGGTCGAACCCGGTCGATATCGTGGCGAATGGAGGTCTCCCCAGCGGGATGACCGTCGATGCGACGAACCGCAAGCTGTACTGGTCTGACTTCAACGGGAACCGAGTCATGCGCGCCGACCTGGATGGCACCAATCCCACGGAGGTCGTCGGCGGTCTCGACAGCCCGTCCGCCCTCGTGGTCGATGGCTCGCGGGGCAAGGTGTATGTCATTACCTATAACAACACCGCGATCATCCGATTCAACCTGGATGGAACCCAAGTGGAGACCATTGCCTCGAACCTGGGGGGGCAGGGGGTGGGGATGGCGATCAACTCGAGCGGTGGGAAGCTGTACTTCACGACCCGCGCGAACAGCATCTATGTCGCCAATCTGGATGGCTCCAACGTCACCACGCTGGTGACGAACCAGACCGCGGTGCATGGGATTGCCATCGATGTCGCGGCCGGTCGGTTGTATTGGGCGGATTGGCTGGGTGAAGCGATCCGGAGTGCCAGGCTGGCCGACGGTGGCGATATCCAGACCGTGAAGTCGGGCGGTGGCAGATACATGGGCCTGGACTGGATGCCCGCGCCGTAG
- a CDS encoding FecR domain-containing protein, whose product MAPRDFRAELRREDSQRREQGMPAGVKTRLGARLREARESKPAAWHRRLVFRGLAGAAVALALGVFFLRAPSPRTLGGLEVARASADLSVREEAAGVEIQGGEAALRDVARGITLENQGPLVVRGEPSGVRLVRGRAEFSVNRRQPGAPAAVVLVSGGAIEVMGTRFTVEERGTGGAVTLHEGAIAFRRLDGEVVQVRVGQTLVWPVEAPSEPAVPAPAPPEPERPQSLATPERKAGSSRAPPTPVRAPSVEDVLQELEVLRGRREFEQAARYLEESMRKQPVATRERLSFELGSLLTYQLKDSRRACAHWDLHEKQFRRGLYGESVQRARGTLSCERREVGR is encoded by the coding sequence ATGGCACCCCGTGACTTCCGTGCGGAGCTGCGGCGTGAAGACTCGCAGCGCCGTGAGCAAGGGATGCCCGCTGGCGTCAAGACCCGGCTGGGGGCGCGATTGCGAGAGGCTCGCGAGTCGAAGCCCGCCGCATGGCACAGGCGCCTCGTGTTCCGCGGACTTGCCGGGGCGGCGGTGGCGCTGGCCCTGGGGGTGTTCTTCCTGCGTGCTCCGTCTCCACGCACGCTCGGGGGACTCGAGGTCGCGCGGGCGAGTGCTGACCTGTCGGTCCGGGAGGAGGCCGCGGGGGTGGAGATTCAAGGGGGAGAGGCCGCCCTGCGGGATGTCGCCCGAGGCATCACCCTCGAGAACCAGGGGCCGCTCGTGGTTCGCGGTGAGCCCTCCGGGGTTCGACTGGTCCGGGGGCGCGCGGAGTTCTCCGTGAACCGTCGCCAGCCTGGGGCACCCGCCGCCGTCGTGCTCGTGTCGGGCGGTGCCATCGAGGTCATGGGCACGCGCTTCACGGTGGAGGAGCGGGGGACGGGAGGCGCGGTCACCTTGCATGAGGGGGCCATCGCCTTCCGCCGGCTCGATGGCGAGGTCGTTCAAGTGAGGGTGGGGCAGACCTTGGTGTGGCCGGTGGAAGCGCCCTCCGAGCCCGCTGTTCCGGCGCCCGCACCTCCCGAACCGGAGCGGCCCCAGTCGCTCGCGACGCCTGAGCGGAAGGCGGGGTCCTCGCGCGCTCCCCCCACGCCGGTTCGTGCTCCGAGCGTGGAGGACGTGTTGCAAGAGCTGGAGGTCCTGCGCGGCCGGCGCGAGTTCGAGCAGGCGGCGAGGTACCTCGAGGAGTCGATGCGCAAGCAGCCGGTGGCGACGCGAGAGCGCCTCAGCTTCGAGCTGGGCTCGTTGCTGACGTATCAGCTCAAGGATTCGCGGCGTGCCTGTGCCCACTGGGACCTGCATGAGAAACAGTTCCGGCGTGGGCTCTATGGGGAATCAGTCCAGCGTGCCCGTGGGACGTTGTCTTGCGAGCGCCGCGAGGTAGGGCGATGA
- a CDS encoding RNA polymerase sigma factor, translating into MPARPVSFDTLYAEHAEDVYVWAMRYAAGRSGWAEDITHDVFLKAWEHQTWLREEDVRGWLFRVTQNVAFSALRREKTFRQRIAELLFPSQPTQTESTPEKDLVRREAVRSATAALDRLPGQERVVMALKILDDLSQREIAQLLSLSEGYVSKLISRAHGRLSAGGWEVEDGTP; encoded by the coding sequence GTGCCTGCCCGGCCCGTGTCATTCGACACGCTCTACGCGGAGCACGCCGAGGACGTCTATGTCTGGGCCATGCGCTATGCGGCCGGTCGTTCGGGGTGGGCCGAAGACATCACCCATGACGTCTTCCTCAAGGCCTGGGAGCACCAGACCTGGCTGCGCGAGGAAGATGTGCGGGGCTGGCTCTTTCGCGTCACGCAGAACGTGGCGTTCTCCGCCCTGCGGCGCGAGAAGACGTTTCGACAGCGCATCGCCGAGCTCTTGTTTCCGTCGCAGCCCACGCAGACGGAGTCCACACCGGAGAAGGACCTGGTGCGGCGAGAGGCGGTGCGCAGTGCCACGGCGGCGCTGGACCGCTTGCCGGGGCAGGAGCGGGTGGTGATGGCACTGAAGATTCTGGACGACCTGAGCCAGCGCGAGATTGCCCAGCTCCTCTCACTGTCAGAGGGCTACGTGTCGAAGCTGATCAGCCGCGCCCATGGCCGGCTGTCCGCTGGGGGATGGGAGGTGGAAGATGGCACCCCGTGA
- a CDS encoding DUF1592 domain-containing protein, which produces MTLPRYVSTLLLCAGAVACDGSAGYNHHTGGGDDPDPPSPPASTAVAPAPAKFSCDAKAVPADLPLPRLSRTQLMNSLRFAIGRALPKDADALWTKLSPDLARYPLDRRTPAPGDLKGGFSRLDQSIQQTQIDVMYDLGRVVAQELTSTDTRRNTLLGACASDNQTSNDRACLETFIRGWGSRVLRYPLPAAEVTAFADIAGTTPVDRASVADVITTLLNSPWFLYRIEHGTTTGQAASTLSAFELASKLSYQLWQAPPDDALWAAATDGSLLTEDGFNAQLDRMMKSPQLRNSLDEFVNEWLRLDELPSLVALRNDPVYQAFVGAEMPTDATRTAMFEDVQLSAYNTVVSGGSVSDFLHDPKSYTADPFLAGIYGVPAWNGSGPAPVIPSKTRGGLLTRAAMLATGTASTRPIHKGYMVRNALLCQQLGSPPPNASDRPPAPTDRMTTRQVVSQLTSGGSCGGCHNNSINPPGFVLEGFDALGRERTVERLFNPQGKETATPSVDTTADVWLYDSEQRAISSAAELSRMIDESQLFESCVAQHYFRFAHARVESTSGDGCLLSELETVARSSAPMADLLKTVARHPTFKKRSFQ; this is translated from the coding sequence ATGACGCTTCCTCGCTACGTGAGCACCCTGCTTCTCTGTGCTGGCGCGGTCGCCTGTGATGGGTCCGCCGGCTACAACCATCACACCGGCGGCGGAGACGATCCCGATCCGCCTTCGCCCCCCGCTTCCACCGCCGTCGCTCCAGCACCCGCGAAGTTCTCCTGTGACGCGAAAGCCGTCCCCGCCGACCTGCCCCTGCCCCGGCTGTCGCGGACGCAGTTGATGAACTCGCTCCGCTTCGCCATCGGGCGCGCCCTCCCGAAGGACGCCGACGCACTCTGGACGAAGCTCTCGCCCGACCTCGCCCGGTACCCCCTGGACCGGCGCACGCCCGCGCCCGGCGACTTGAAGGGAGGCTTCAGCCGGCTGGACCAGTCCATCCAGCAGACCCAGATCGACGTCATGTACGACCTGGGCAGGGTCGTCGCGCAGGAGCTCACCAGCACCGACACGCGCCGCAACACCCTGCTGGGCGCCTGCGCGAGCGACAACCAGACCTCCAATGACCGGGCCTGCCTGGAGACCTTCATCCGAGGATGGGGCTCGCGCGTCCTGCGCTATCCACTGCCGGCCGCGGAGGTCACCGCCTTCGCCGATATCGCGGGGACGACCCCGGTGGACAGGGCGTCGGTGGCGGACGTCATCACCACCCTCCTGAACTCGCCCTGGTTCCTCTACCGGATCGAGCACGGCACCACCACGGGACAGGCGGCGAGCACGCTCTCCGCGTTCGAGCTGGCCTCGAAGCTGTCCTATCAGCTCTGGCAGGCGCCTCCGGATGACGCGCTGTGGGCCGCGGCGACCGATGGCTCGCTCCTGACCGAGGACGGCTTCAACGCGCAGCTCGACCGGATGATGAAGAGCCCCCAGCTGAGGAACTCGCTGGATGAGTTCGTCAACGAGTGGCTCCGGCTCGACGAGCTGCCGTCGCTGGTCGCGCTCCGCAATGACCCCGTCTATCAGGCCTTCGTCGGCGCGGAGATGCCCACGGACGCCACGCGCACCGCGATGTTCGAGGACGTCCAGCTCTCCGCCTACAACACCGTCGTCTCCGGTGGCTCGGTGAGCGACTTCCTTCATGACCCGAAGTCGTACACGGCGGACCCCTTCCTCGCCGGCATCTACGGTGTCCCCGCCTGGAATGGTTCGGGCCCTGCGCCGGTCATCCCGTCCAAGACCCGCGGCGGCCTGCTGACGCGCGCGGCGATGCTGGCCACCGGGACGGCGTCGACGCGTCCCATCCACAAGGGCTACATGGTGCGAAACGCCCTGCTCTGCCAGCAGCTCGGCTCCCCTCCGCCCAACGCCAGCGACCGCCCTCCCGCGCCGACGGACCGCATGACGACGCGCCAGGTGGTGAGCCAGCTCACCTCCGGCGGAAGCTGCGGGGGCTGCCACAACAACAGCATCAACCCACCGGGCTTCGTGCTGGAAGGCTTCGACGCGCTCGGACGGGAGCGCACCGTGGAGCGGCTGTTCAACCCCCAGGGCAAGGAGACCGCCACGCCCTCCGTCGACACGACCGCGGACGTGTGGCTCTACGACTCCGAACAGCGAGCCATCTCCAGCGCCGCGGAGCTCTCTCGGATGATCGATGAGAGCCAGCTCTTCGAGTCCTGCGTCGCGCAGCACTACTTCCGCTTCGCGCACGCCCGCGTGGAGTCCACCTCCGGCGATGGCTGCCTGCTCTCGGAGCTGGAGACCGTCGCGCGAAGCAGCGCACCGATGGCCGACCTGCTGAAGACCGTCGCCCGTCATCCCACCTTCAAGAAGAGGAGCTTCCAGTGA
- a CDS encoding DUF1552 domain-containing protein: protein MSDTPVFRLDRRMFLRGAGGAVLALPVLPSLLSPREAKAQAAQRPKCFVHFRTPHGAIFTANMWPSDSALTQSLFYADHDVRRGDLTATANSSGDAVISKVLTAKASMLTPTLVSKMNILRGLDYPMYMGHNFGAPLGYYDFDKQRPGSPRPTIDQVMAYSTAFYPSVASVRKRSVAIAGNGTSTGTWGYNTPGVRSSGVASSSISGMESSLSLFDTLLAGASSPGTPRTSVVDKVLESYRRLRNGNGRLSSEDKVRLDQHIDAVAELQRRLETTTAGCQVPPRPTTDNLTLRNSSSFAGDPAKNVEYFRLINEVLAVAMNCGVCRIATISIDENIQNLTFTPRAPQGEDWHNNVVHPATVEGANQDLVVQFNQVFFSQVFLDLASRFERFSNGAGGTLLDDSLVAWGQENGNTPHFSFSLPVITAGGAGGALKTGNYCDYRNITRKVSGDSSTGTEGNFLWAGLLHNQWLGTALQSMGIPKSEWSETDHPGYGWKASYQSTYEYLFTNKGFSSAQAYPAAMWQKTGEVLPFLAP, encoded by the coding sequence GTGAGCGACACACCTGTCTTCCGATTGGACCGCCGCATGTTCCTGCGCGGCGCGGGCGGTGCCGTGCTGGCCCTTCCGGTCCTCCCCTCGCTCTTGAGTCCCCGCGAAGCGAAGGCCCAGGCCGCGCAGCGCCCGAAGTGCTTCGTGCATTTCCGGACGCCCCACGGCGCCATCTTCACCGCGAACATGTGGCCGTCGGACTCGGCGCTGACGCAGTCCCTGTTCTACGCGGACCACGACGTCCGGCGGGGAGACCTGACCGCCACGGCCAACTCGAGCGGGGATGCGGTCATCAGCAAGGTGCTGACGGCGAAGGCGTCCATGCTCACGCCCACGCTCGTGTCGAAGATGAACATCCTGCGAGGGCTCGACTACCCCATGTACATGGGGCACAACTTCGGCGCTCCGCTGGGCTACTACGACTTCGACAAGCAGCGGCCCGGCTCTCCCCGGCCGACCATCGACCAGGTGATGGCCTACTCAACGGCCTTCTACCCGAGCGTCGCCTCCGTCCGGAAGCGCAGCGTCGCCATCGCCGGCAACGGCACCTCGACGGGAACCTGGGGCTACAACACCCCCGGGGTTCGCTCCTCGGGGGTCGCGTCGAGCTCCATCAGCGGCATGGAGAGCTCCCTCTCGCTCTTCGACACCTTGCTCGCGGGAGCCAGCAGCCCCGGCACGCCCCGGACCTCCGTGGTGGACAAGGTCCTGGAGAGCTACCGACGGCTGCGCAATGGCAACGGCCGGCTCTCGTCCGAGGACAAGGTGCGGTTGGACCAGCACATCGACGCGGTCGCGGAGCTGCAACGCCGGTTGGAGACGACCACCGCGGGCTGCCAGGTGCCGCCCCGCCCCACCACCGACAACCTGACGTTGCGCAACTCCAGCTCCTTCGCCGGAGACCCCGCGAAGAACGTCGAGTACTTCCGGCTCATCAACGAGGTGCTCGCCGTGGCGATGAACTGCGGCGTCTGCCGCATCGCCACCATCAGCATCGACGAGAACATCCAGAACCTCACCTTCACCCCGCGCGCGCCGCAGGGCGAGGACTGGCACAACAACGTCGTGCATCCCGCGACCGTCGAGGGGGCGAACCAGGACCTGGTGGTCCAGTTCAACCAGGTCTTCTTCTCGCAAGTGTTCCTCGACCTCGCCTCGCGCTTCGAGCGCTTCTCGAACGGCGCGGGGGGAACCCTGCTGGATGACTCGCTGGTGGCGTGGGGTCAGGAGAACGGCAACACGCCGCACTTCTCCTTCTCCCTCCCGGTCATCACCGCGGGAGGCGCGGGGGGCGCCCTCAAGACGGGCAACTACTGCGACTACCGCAACATCACGCGCAAGGTGAGCGGCGACTCGAGCACGGGCACCGAGGGCAACTTCCTGTGGGCGGGCCTCCTCCACAACCAGTGGCTGGGCACCGCGCTCCAGTCGATGGGGATTCCGAAATCGGAGTGGAGCGAGACCGACCATCCGGGCTACGGCTGGAAGGCGTCGTACCAGTCGACCTACGAGTACCTCTTCACGAACAAGGGCTTCTCCTCGGCGCAGGCCTATCCGGCGGCGATGTGGCAGAAGACCGGAGAGGTGCTGCCGTTCCTCGCGCCCTGA
- a CDS encoding kelch repeat-containing protein, with amino-acid sequence MKNRPLSLLVFCLALAVIGCSEDPPPPPVEKFSISLSLVETRIAVGVKTTAKAQRVYEDGRVVDLDASSAPQWTSSAPQVASVELLADGNARVTALKVGTTTISVSTAGLIGQANLEVTPARLLALRVSPASASVLVGATQQFTVQGSFGDGTTADVTSRAAWTTSDTAQASVSGTGLATGVAAGGTVTVTATLSGVRGTAQLSITAPPRVLTGVEVTPATASVVSGTTRQFTAQARYSDNFTEDVTGSATWRTSDGVIATVSGTGLATGVTTGGPVTLTATYSGFSGTARLTVTTPPPALTSILVTPATASVVVGATRQFSAQGKYADGSSEDVTARATWTSSDGTLATVSGTGLGTGVATGGPVTVTASLAGINGTAQLSVTGWTPAGSLSTTRDQHTATRLESGQVLVAGGRNGSAPLTSVELYNPTNNSWSSIKALSNGRFSHAAVLLPGGSVLVTGGVGAYVNAEMYDLESDTWFFAGIMNGGRSGHAMTVLSSGKVLVTGGTDGTNPLPTVEVYDPATNVWTNANSMGTARTNHTAVLLPSGKVLVSGGKSGATNLTSAEVYDPATGAWTAVAAMATGHGLHAVTLLTSGKVLVSGGHTLTDAASSELYDPATNKWTTTGAMGVGRGSHTATRLSSGKVLAAGGRGSSFTNTAELYDPATSTWSATAPMVSARSGHTATLLSNGRVLVVGGENGTRQLATAEMYVP; translated from the coding sequence ATGAAAAACCGACCCCTCTCTCTTCTTGTTTTCTGTCTGGCGCTGGCGGTCATCGGCTGCAGTGAGGATCCGCCGCCTCCGCCCGTCGAGAAGTTCTCCATCAGCCTCTCCCTCGTGGAGACCCGAATCGCCGTGGGGGTGAAGACCACCGCGAAGGCCCAGCGGGTCTACGAGGATGGCCGCGTCGTCGACCTCGACGCTTCCTCCGCACCGCAGTGGACCTCGTCCGCGCCACAAGTGGCCTCCGTCGAGCTGCTCGCGGATGGCAACGCCCGGGTGACGGCGCTCAAGGTGGGGACCACCACCATCTCGGTCTCCACGGCGGGACTCATTGGTCAGGCCAACCTCGAGGTCACCCCGGCGCGCCTCCTCGCGCTGCGGGTGTCTCCCGCCAGCGCCTCGGTGCTGGTCGGCGCCACACAGCAGTTCACCGTCCAGGGAAGCTTTGGCGACGGCACCACGGCTGACGTGACGAGCCGGGCGGCGTGGACGACGAGCGACACCGCCCAGGCCAGCGTGAGCGGCACGGGCCTGGCCACGGGCGTGGCCGCGGGTGGCACCGTCACCGTCACCGCGACCCTGTCGGGCGTGAGGGGCACGGCCCAGCTCTCCATCACCGCTCCGCCGCGCGTGCTCACGGGCGTCGAGGTCACCCCCGCGACGGCTTCGGTGGTCTCGGGCACGACGCGGCAGTTCACCGCGCAGGCTCGCTACAGCGACAACTTCACGGAGGACGTGACGGGCAGCGCGACGTGGAGGACGAGCGACGGCGTCATCGCCACCGTGAGTGGCACCGGCCTGGCCACCGGCGTGACCACGGGCGGGCCCGTCACCCTCACCGCCACCTACTCGGGCTTCAGCGGCACGGCGCGGCTCACCGTCACGACTCCGCCGCCCGCGCTCACCTCCATCCTGGTCACCCCGGCGACAGCGTCCGTCGTCGTGGGGGCGACGCGGCAGTTCTCCGCCCAGGGCAAGTATGCGGACGGCTCCTCGGAGGATGTGACGGCCCGCGCGACGTGGACGTCGAGCGACGGCACCCTGGCCACCGTGAGCGGCACGGGCCTGGGCACGGGCGTGGCCACGGGCGGGCCCGTCACCGTCACCGCCAGCCTGGCGGGCATCAACGGCACGGCGCAGCTCAGCGTCACCGGATGGACGCCCGCGGGCTCCTTGTCCACGACCCGCGACCAGCACACCGCCACGCGGCTCGAGTCGGGCCAGGTGCTCGTGGCGGGAGGTCGCAACGGGTCGGCTCCCTTGACCAGCGTGGAGCTGTACAACCCGACGAACAATTCCTGGTCTTCCATCAAGGCCCTGTCGAACGGCCGCTTCTCGCACGCCGCCGTCCTGCTCCCCGGGGGCTCCGTCCTCGTCACGGGGGGCGTCGGCGCCTATGTCAACGCGGAGATGTATGATCTGGAGAGTGACACCTGGTTCTTCGCCGGCATCATGAACGGGGGCCGCTCCGGCCACGCGATGACGGTGCTGTCCTCGGGAAAGGTGCTCGTCACCGGCGGCACGGATGGCACCAACCCGCTCCCCACCGTGGAGGTGTACGATCCGGCGACCAACGTCTGGACGAATGCCAACTCCATGGGCACCGCCCGCACCAACCACACGGCGGTCCTGCTCCCATCGGGCAAGGTCCTTGTTTCGGGAGGGAAGAGCGGCGCCACGAACCTGACCAGCGCGGAGGTGTACGACCCGGCCACCGGTGCGTGGACTGCCGTCGCCGCCATGGCGACAGGGCATGGCTTGCATGCGGTCACGCTGCTCACCTCTGGGAAGGTGCTCGTCTCGGGGGGCCACACGCTCACCGACGCGGCGTCTTCCGAGTTGTATGACCCGGCCACGAACAAGTGGACCACGACGGGCGCCATGGGCGTGGGCCGCGGCAGCCATACCGCGACGCGGCTCTCCTCGGGCAAGGTGCTCGCGGCGGGAGGTCGTGGCAGCAGCTTCACCAACACCGCGGAGCTCTATGACCCGGCCACCTCGACCTGGTCCGCGACCGCCCCCATGGTCTCCGCTCGAAGCGGGCACACCGCGACGCTGCTGAGCAACGGGCGGGTGCTCGTCGTGGGCGGTGAGAATGGCACCCGCCAGCTCGCCACGGCGGAGATGTACGTGCCGTGA
- a CDS encoding response regulator transcription factor produces MTQAPATIFLVDDDLSVLRGLGRLLRAAGHVTKPFASPSEFLSQLSGDTPGCAVLDLRMPGLNGLELQQAMESKGCHLPVIFITGHGDVPASVRAMKAGAVDFLLKPFDEQHLLSAIEQALRKDAAARVGRVESAALHARHSALTPREREVCALVAQGLTNKEVALRLGTTEKTIKVHRARVIQKLDVDSVAELVRFVDRLGQG; encoded by the coding sequence ATGACACAAGCCCCCGCCACCATCTTCCTCGTGGACGATGATTTGTCCGTGCTGCGGGGATTGGGGCGGCTGCTGCGGGCCGCGGGGCATGTGACGAAGCCTTTCGCCTCACCCTCCGAGTTCCTCTCGCAGTTGTCTGGGGACACGCCCGGGTGCGCGGTGCTGGACCTGCGGATGCCAGGGCTGAACGGGCTGGAGCTGCAACAGGCCATGGAGTCCAAGGGCTGCCATCTGCCCGTCATCTTCATCACCGGGCACGGGGATGTACCGGCCAGCGTCAGGGCGATGAAGGCGGGCGCCGTGGACTTCCTCCTCAAGCCCTTTGACGAGCAGCACCTGCTCTCGGCCATCGAGCAGGCCTTGCGCAAGGACGCGGCGGCTCGCGTTGGCCGGGTGGAGTCGGCCGCGCTGCATGCCCGTCACTCCGCCCTCACGCCCCGCGAGCGCGAGGTCTGCGCGCTGGTGGCCCAGGGGCTGACCAACAAGGAAGTCGCCCTGCGGCTGGGCACCACGGAGAAGACCATCAAGGTGCACCGAGCCCGCGTCATCCAGAAGCTGGACGTGGACTCGGTGGCGGAGCTGGTGCGTTTCGTGGACCGGCTGGGTCAGGGCTGA